The stretch of DNA TGAAGGCCATTGGAACCTGATACCTGTTCACCCATCTCATGAGTACCAACCGCTGCGCAGACCGACGGTCCGGTGACGGCGACGAGAGGTCGCGGACCGGCAACGTTGTCAGATGCGTGAGGCACTGCCCGCCGCCACATTCGCTGGTGTGCGCCCTCCAGGCAGGGGCGCCCGGGCGCCCCTCGTGCCGTCCTGTCGTGGCCCGAACCGATCGGGTCCACCGCGCGCGGAGTACACCCCCCACCGTACGAAGGGCGATTATGCCGCAGGTCACCAACTCACGACGTGAGACGAGTTCGTTCACGTCCACCCGCGCTGTCTCGGGGAAGGGGAAGGTCCGCGACCTCCACGAGGGCGGCCGGTCGCCGCAGACCGCGATGCTCGACGAGGGCCGCCTCAACATGGCACGTCTCGACCGGGCGTTGACCATCCAGCAGGCCAGCGAGGGCTTCTTCTGGCAGTTCGGAGGCTCGTCCGCGGAGTTGTGCGGCCGGACCTTCAGCGATCTCGTCCACCCCAGTGTCCAGCAGCCGCTGATGCGGCAGTTCACCGGTCTCATCGAGGGCCGGCGTGATCGCTTCGCCACCGACGTCATCGCGGTGGGGCGGGACGACGCCACGTTCACCGTCCCCCTGACGGCCCTCATGGTGCGGGGCGGTCTCCCGGACGAATCCTCGATCCTGGTCATGATGCCCAGCGCACAGAACGAATCGGCCGACTCGGAGGTTGTCGGCGGACGCAACAAGAAGCTCCTGAGCCCGATCGACGCCCGGATACTCGAAGGCATAGCCTCCGGACTCTCCACGATCCCGCTCGCCTCACGACTGCACCTGAGCCGGCAGGGCATCGAGTACCACGTGACCTGTCTGCTGCGGAAACTCCGTGTGCCGAACCGGGCGGCGCTGGTCTCCCGCGCGTACTCCATGGGCGTGCTCAAAGTCGGTGTCTGGCCGCCGAAGGTGGTCCCGGACTTCATCAAGGACTGACGGCACGGGGGAGTTCCTGCCCCGGGCCGGATCATGTCGGCCGCTCGTGCGGGTCGGGGGATGCCTCGGCCCGCACGCGGCGGCTCACATCAAGTAATGAAGGCACGCATCGTCAACTCCCGGGATTTCAAATTCAGTTGTTGACGTCGGCCGTCGGTGGGGATACAACCCGGAGAGAGCGCTCTCACGCCTGCTGCCGCTCCACCCCCACGCACGCCGAACCGGCTTGAGGAGACCCGTATGCAGACCTTCTCCGGCGCACTCACCCGCAGACCGGCAACCATCGCCGCGCGTTCCCGTACGGCGCTGGGCCTGGTCGTCGTCCTGCTCGCCGCCTGCTTCGCCGCTCTGACCCCGTCGTCCGCACACGCTGCGGACCAACTGCTGTCCCAGGGGCGCCCCGCCGTGGCGTCCTCGGTCGAGAACGACACCTTCCCGGCCGCGGCCGCGGTCGACGGCAACACCGGCACCCGCTGGTCCTCCGCCTTCTCCGACCCGCAGTGGCTCCGGGTGGACCTCGGATCGGTCCAGCAGCTCACCCGCGTCACCCTCAACTGGGAGGCCGCGTACGCCAAGTCCTTCCAGATCCAGACCTCCACCGACGCGAACACCTGGACCACGGTCCACTCCACCACCACCGCCACCGGCGGCATCCAGAACCTCGCCGTCACGGGCAGCGGCCGCTATGTGCGCGTGAACGGAACCGAGCGAGCCACCCCGTACGGTTACTCCCTCTGGGAGTTCCAGGTCTACGGGCCCGGCGGCACCACCCCGCCGGACGACTTCTGGGGCGGCACCAGTGACATACCCGCCGCGAAGAACGCCGTCGAGGTGAAGATCCTCAACCGTACCAACGGCAAGTACCCGGACAGCCAGGTGTACTGGAGCTTCAACGGGCAGGTCCACTCCATCGCCGAGCAGCCCTACCTGGACATGCCGGCGAACTCGGCGGGCCGCATGTACTTCTACCTCGGCTCGCCGGGCGGCCCCTACTACGACTTCATCGAGTTCACCGTCGGCAACAACGTCTTCAACGGCAACACGACCCGCGTCGACGCCTTCGGCCTGAAGCTCGCCATGCGCCTGCACACCAAGGACGGCTACGACGTCGAGGTGGGCGAGAACCGGCAGACGTTCGCCGAGGACCGCGCCACCACCTTCCAGCGCTTCACCAACGCCGTTCCGAACCAGTTCAAGGTACTGGCCCAGACCCAGACCCCGTACCGGATCATCGCCCCCGGCAGCGACCCCAGCTTCCGCGCGGGCGGCGCGAACGCCAACTACTTCACCTCGTACGCCCAGTCCGTCGGCGTCAACGCCGCCACCTCCGACATCTTCGGCTGCGCCGCCTCCCTGGCCGGCAACCCCGACATGTGCGCCGCCCTCAACCGGCACGTCGCCACGCTGCCGGCCTCCCAGCAGTCCGATCCGGCCCAGTACTACAAGGCGGCACCCGCGAACTACTACGCCCAGTTCTGGCACGACAACGCCATCAACCGGCTCGCCTACGGCTTCCCGTACGACGACGTGGCGGGCCAGTCCTCCTTCGTCTCCCACGGGAACCCGCAGTGGCTGCTGGTGGCCGTCGGCTGGTAGCCGACCATGAGAGGGTGTCCGGGGCCGTCGCGACAGACGGCCGCGGACACCCTCTCTCCGTGCCTCTCGCTCTGTGAACGGGCAGGCGTCAGCGAGGAGTTGATGCCTCAGGTGTGGGCACGGCCCGGGACCGTTCCGGGGCGGCCGGAACCGTGCGGACCGGGTCGGGCCCGGCCGTTCCGCGGGTGCCGGCCGCCCCGGTGCGGTTCGGTGCGCTGGGGGCCCTCCTGGTGGCGGTGTCCTGACGGGGGCGGGGGGTGGCGAAGTCCGAGGGGCGAGCGGTCCGTGCCGTCGTGGGGGTGGGGGCCGGCGCGGTCGAGGCGGGCGGCGGGGGCGGCGGGGCCAGGGGGACCGTGGGCGTGACGGGGGCGGACGGGGCCGACGGATGCAGCGGCAGTACGACGATGGCGGCCACAGCGCAGGTCAGCGCGGCTCCGGCCGTGGCCCGCAGCAGCTTGCGGCGGGCAGCCGCGCGACGGATCGCCTCGTAGCGGCCCGGCGGCGGCCCGAGACGGCCGGCCGGGGGCCGCAGGAGCACCGTGAGCGGGTCGTCGGGCGCGAACTCCGGGTCGTTGTCAAAGCGAGTGGTCAAGGCTTCTCCTGAGGTGGACGCGGAGCAGTTCTCGGGCGGCGTGGAGGTCGGCTTTGACGGTTCCTTCCTTGCGTCCGGTCAGCACGGACACCTGCCAGATCGGCATGTCAGCGTAGTAGTGGAGGAGGATCGGGACGCGCAGTCGTTCCGGCAGGGACTGCACGAGCAGGCGCACCGACGGATCCGTCTGCTCGGTGTGGGGGCGGAGCGCGGCCTCGGTGGTGACGCGGCGCACGGCGCGGCGCTCGCGTTCCTGCTTGCGCCAGTGGTCGCGGACGATGTTGGCCGCGGTCACGTAGAGGAACCCGCGGGGCTCCTCCACGGACGTCCAGCGGGCCCAGAGGCGGGTGAACGCCTCGGAGGCGATCTCGTGGGCCGTCTCGTCGTCGTCGACGAGCCGGCGGCACCAGCCGGCGAGGCGCGGGTACAGGGCGGCGAACAGTTCGGACGCTGCCTTGTCGCGGGACCGTTTCAACGCTCTCCAGGGTCGGGGTGCCGAGTCGGGCACGAGTGTGTCGGGGCCGCGGGCGGGGTGGCGGCTCCCGGGGAAGGATGCCGGGCCGGCAGTGTCGCGTTCCGCCGGCCCGGCCGCCGTCGTGGGCTGTCGGTCCGTCAGCGGAGGGTGGCACTGAGGGCGGCGAACACGATCACGTTGTCTCGGTAGCCGTCGTCGTCGCGTGGGCCGCCGCAGGTGATGAGCCGCAACTCCGGGCGGTCCACGTTCCCGTAGACGTCGTCGGCCGGGAAGTGTGCCTTGGCCACCGTCCGAGTGGAAGTGACGGCGAACTGCGCCTGTGTGCCGTTCTCCAGGCGGGCGTCGATCGTCTCGCCGGTCCGCAGCCGGTCCAGGTGGCGGAAGACTCCGTCGCCGTAGGAACCGACCGTGACATGGCCGAGGACGACCGACGGTCCGACCTGGCCCGGTGTGGGCGAGTACCGGTACCAGCCCGCCTGGTCGTGTGCGGTGACCGGGGGGACCTGCACGGTGCCGTCCGGTTCCAGACCGAGGCTCAGCAGCGGGGTGTCGACCCCGATGGCCGGGATCCGGAGCCGGACCGGGACCGAACGCCGCAGGGGGCGCGGGGAGCCGACGACCGGCGTGGCGTCTCCGGTGTCCGGAGTGCCGCCGCGGTTGCCGGTGGGGTGGACGGTCGCGGAC from Streptomyces sp. 6-11-2 encodes:
- a CDS encoding class F sortase produces the protein MTPLSRRAFGTAALTALLAGCGGTGNGRSATVHPTGNRGGTPDTGDATPVVGSPRPLRRSVPVRLRIPAIGVDTPLLSLGLEPDGTVQVPPVTAHDQAGWYRYSPTPGQVGPSVVLGHVTVGSYGDGVFRHLDRLRTGETIDARLENGTQAQFAVTSTRTVAKAHFPADDVYGNVDRPELRLITCGGPRDDDGYRDNVIVFAALSATLR
- a CDS encoding LuxR C-terminal-related transcriptional regulator, producing the protein MLDEGRLNMARLDRALTIQQASEGFFWQFGGSSAELCGRTFSDLVHPSVQQPLMRQFTGLIEGRRDRFATDVIAVGRDDATFTVPLTALMVRGGLPDESSILVMMPSAQNESADSEVVGGRNKKLLSPIDARILEGIASGLSTIPLASRLHLSRQGIEYHVTCLLRKLRVPNRAALVSRAYSMGVLKVGVWPPKVVPDFIKD
- a CDS encoding beta-1,3-glucanase family protein, with the translated sequence MQTFSGALTRRPATIAARSRTALGLVVVLLAACFAALTPSSAHAADQLLSQGRPAVASSVENDTFPAAAAVDGNTGTRWSSAFSDPQWLRVDLGSVQQLTRVTLNWEAAYAKSFQIQTSTDANTWTTVHSTTTATGGIQNLAVTGSGRYVRVNGTERATPYGYSLWEFQVYGPGGTTPPDDFWGGTSDIPAAKNAVEVKILNRTNGKYPDSQVYWSFNGQVHSIAEQPYLDMPANSAGRMYFYLGSPGGPYYDFIEFTVGNNVFNGNTTRVDAFGLKLAMRLHTKDGYDVEVGENRQTFAEDRATTFQRFTNAVPNQFKVLAQTQTPYRIIAPGSDPSFRAGGANANYFTSYAQSVGVNAATSDIFGCAASLAGNPDMCAALNRHVATLPASQQSDPAQYYKAAPANYYAQFWHDNAINRLAYGFPYDDVAGQSSFVSHGNPQWLLVAVGW
- a CDS encoding RNA polymerase sigma factor; translation: MKRSRDKAASELFAALYPRLAGWCRRLVDDDETAHEIASEAFTRLWARWTSVEEPRGFLYVTAANIVRDHWRKQERERRAVRRVTTEAALRPHTEQTDPSVRLLVQSLPERLRVPILLHYYADMPIWQVSVLTGRKEGTVKADLHAARELLRVHLRRSLDHSL